A window from Phaeocystidibacter marisrubri encodes these proteins:
- a CDS encoding CusA/CzcA family heavy metal efflux RND transporter, whose product MFEKIIRGSVKNGLLVILLVAGIIGGGIWSLNGLTIDAVPDITNNQVQVVTVSPSLAPQEVEQFITYPVEIAMANLPKVEEIRSVSRYGLSVVTVVFDKDLPTLDARQYVKEQIDMAMEEIPPGMGAPGLMPITTGLGEVYQYTLEVDPAFSDKYGPQELRTLQDWIVKRQLAGIPGVVEISSFGGKLKQYEVSVDPRALNSMGITLEDVWDALSANNLNAGGSYIEKGPDAWYIRVEGLIKNTSDIDAISVAASDGTPIRLGSFARVIEGSAPRFGAMTKDGKGETVGGITLMLKGENAYAVTEEVEKRVHNIQQTLPEGVTIVPYLDRADLVGRTIQTVSKNLIEGGLIVILVLIVLLGNWRAGFIVASVIPLSMLFAIICMNYFGVSANLMSLGAIDFGIVVDGAVIIVESILFHLHGKGKLGREEHQALVVRSSSSIYKSAAFGVLIILVVFLPVLTLEGVEGRMFRPMAQTVSFALVGALILSITYVPWMSAVFLKEVNENPKSLSNRIMDRLKKMYRSTLERALSQPKTVISISAIVLAGAVYSFTHLGSVFIPTLEEGDLAMQVSMRTGTNLTEVIRTTTAAEHVLMEEFPEVNHVVSKIGTAEVPTDPMPVEAADVMILLKPKEEWTSAETREELMEKMEHALEAVPGATFEFTQPIQLRFNELLSGSKADVAVKIYGEDLDTLADLANDVAPFIADVPGAADVKVEATQGMRFQRVVPNRSLLAFHGVSVDEVARLIEFAYAGGVAGTVYEGERRFELVVRLNPESRIDNNLSQIMVHTAHGHTIPLSALIVVENIEGPSQISRDNTMRRVAIGVNVRERDITGVVGDIQKIFDQKIDLPPGYRVEYGGDFENLQNATDRLLVAVPVALALILVLLFAAFGSAKYSLLIFSAIPLSAIGGIAALWIRGMPFSISAGIGFIALFGVAVLNGIVMVSHLNDLRMKSTKSLREVIVQGGSDRLRPVLMTASVAALGFLPMALSSSAGAEVQKPLATVVIGGLISATLLTLIVLPVLYQWLHHKTKVSVPHSAVVLLLFLSSGSLFGQQPLTADKAVEIGLLNHPKWIQAEAAVASARAEKSAAVTLDPLQAQFQYGQINASDMDYNISVNQDIGSILEHLRRGQSGEALIQLREAEFQREEQRLVWVIRQAHLDWELQYWKWRTLKNQYDSLSTFEDKINLRAELGDARPSEALQYRAELRRFYNSVTNQRISFLNAQRALFTLLQTDSAFVPAGSDFMELSLVTTEAALDSALLMPLQAQMMYSEAKVNESGAVYFPKISVGYFNQMLEGVSGFQGISVGMSFPLWFARERANLRQAKLDAEVTRSQMAYEQQVYVNQLEVIHSQLLLQADQLESFARPSQADAERLLKTANAEWEGGEIEFYAYFQLIRTAVNLKMDRLETIHQYNSTVLHYEFLTQ is encoded by the coding sequence ATGTTTGAAAAAATTATTCGAGGGTCCGTAAAGAACGGTCTCTTGGTCATCCTGCTTGTTGCAGGAATTATAGGCGGAGGCATTTGGTCGCTAAATGGATTGACCATTGATGCCGTGCCAGACATAACGAACAATCAAGTGCAAGTGGTTACGGTGTCTCCATCGCTTGCCCCTCAGGAAGTGGAACAATTCATTACCTATCCTGTGGAAATCGCCATGGCAAACTTGCCAAAAGTGGAGGAAATACGATCGGTTTCTCGTTACGGACTCTCCGTAGTGACGGTTGTATTTGACAAGGATTTACCCACCCTCGATGCTCGTCAATATGTGAAGGAACAGATTGATATGGCCATGGAGGAAATTCCACCGGGAATGGGCGCCCCCGGACTCATGCCCATTACAACAGGGTTGGGTGAAGTGTATCAATATACCCTTGAAGTAGATCCCGCATTTTCGGATAAATATGGTCCGCAAGAACTGCGAACTCTTCAAGACTGGATTGTAAAACGACAATTGGCGGGAATTCCCGGTGTGGTTGAGATCAGCAGTTTTGGTGGAAAGTTGAAGCAGTATGAAGTGAGTGTAGACCCTCGGGCATTAAACTCCATGGGCATTACACTGGAAGATGTTTGGGATGCACTGAGTGCGAACAACCTGAACGCAGGAGGGAGCTACATTGAGAAAGGCCCAGATGCTTGGTATATCCGGGTAGAAGGATTGATCAAGAACACCTCTGATATTGATGCTATTTCTGTAGCGGCAAGTGATGGAACGCCTATTCGATTGGGTTCTTTTGCCCGCGTTATCGAAGGGTCGGCGCCTCGCTTTGGGGCAATGACTAAAGATGGTAAAGGTGAAACTGTAGGTGGAATCACTTTGATGTTGAAGGGGGAGAATGCCTATGCCGTTACGGAGGAAGTGGAAAAGCGCGTGCACAATATCCAGCAAACGCTGCCTGAAGGCGTAACCATCGTTCCTTATCTAGATCGTGCGGATTTGGTGGGAAGAACCATTCAAACCGTTAGCAAGAACTTAATTGAAGGCGGATTAATTGTCATACTCGTTCTAATTGTCCTGCTTGGCAATTGGAGAGCTGGATTCATCGTGGCGTCTGTGATCCCACTTTCCATGTTGTTCGCAATCATCTGCATGAACTACTTTGGAGTGAGTGCGAACTTGATGTCGTTGGGTGCCATCGACTTTGGAATTGTGGTAGATGGAGCGGTGATTATTGTCGAAAGTATCCTCTTTCACTTACATGGCAAAGGGAAGTTGGGACGAGAAGAACATCAAGCTCTGGTCGTTCGCTCTTCGAGTTCCATTTATAAATCGGCGGCCTTTGGTGTGCTGATTATCTTGGTGGTGTTCCTTCCGGTACTCACCCTTGAAGGGGTAGAGGGACGAATGTTCCGCCCAATGGCGCAAACAGTGAGCTTCGCATTGGTAGGGGCATTGATCTTGTCGATTACCTATGTTCCATGGATGTCGGCAGTTTTCTTGAAAGAAGTGAATGAGAACCCGAAGTCTTTGAGCAATCGCATCATGGACCGTTTAAAGAAGATGTATCGATCTACATTGGAACGGGCGCTTTCTCAGCCAAAAACTGTCATTTCCATTTCGGCCATAGTGCTTGCAGGTGCGGTTTACAGTTTCACTCACCTAGGTTCTGTCTTCATTCCAACTTTGGAAGAAGGAGATTTAGCCATGCAAGTGAGTATGCGAACAGGTACCAACTTGACCGAAGTTATTCGAACCACAACAGCGGCAGAGCATGTGCTGATGGAGGAGTTTCCAGAAGTAAATCATGTGGTGAGTAAAATTGGTACAGCAGAAGTTCCAACCGACCCTATGCCGGTAGAGGCTGCGGACGTAATGATCTTACTCAAGCCAAAAGAGGAGTGGACGAGCGCTGAAACTCGAGAGGAGCTGATGGAGAAGATGGAACATGCACTGGAAGCGGTTCCTGGAGCAACTTTCGAGTTTACTCAGCCGATTCAACTTCGCTTCAACGAATTGTTAAGTGGTTCGAAGGCCGATGTTGCCGTAAAGATCTATGGGGAAGATCTCGATACTCTAGCGGATTTGGCCAACGATGTAGCTCCTTTTATTGCAGATGTTCCCGGTGCCGCCGACGTAAAAGTGGAAGCTACACAGGGGATGCGCTTTCAGCGAGTAGTTCCCAACAGGTCGTTATTGGCCTTTCACGGAGTTAGTGTAGATGAGGTAGCCCGTCTGATTGAGTTTGCCTATGCCGGCGGGGTGGCTGGTACGGTATACGAGGGCGAACGACGATTTGAATTGGTCGTGCGTTTAAATCCCGAATCCCGAATCGACAATAACCTCAGCCAGATTATGGTACACACCGCTCACGGTCACACCATCCCATTGTCGGCTTTGATTGTGGTAGAAAACATTGAAGGACCAAGCCAAATCTCTAGAGATAACACCATGCGACGTGTCGCTATTGGGGTCAACGTTCGCGAGCGCGATATCACGGGAGTGGTTGGAGATATTCAGAAGATTTTTGATCAGAAAATCGACCTTCCTCCAGGATACAGAGTGGAATATGGTGGGGATTTTGAAAATCTTCAGAATGCCACAGATCGATTACTCGTAGCCGTGCCAGTGGCTTTGGCTTTGATTCTCGTTTTGCTCTTCGCTGCTTTTGGATCGGCAAAGTATTCTCTGTTGATCTTTAGCGCCATTCCTCTGTCCGCCATTGGTGGAATTGCGGCTCTGTGGATTCGCGGCATGCCTTTCTCCATTTCTGCGGGAATCGGTTTCATTGCACTGTTTGGAGTGGCCGTTTTAAATGGAATTGTGATGGTGAGTCACCTTAATGATCTGCGTATGAAATCAACCAAATCCTTGCGAGAGGTTATTGTACAGGGGGGGAGCGACCGACTTCGTCCAGTGCTCATGACCGCATCAGTTGCTGCTCTTGGATTTTTGCCCATGGCTTTGAGTAGCTCGGCCGGTGCAGAAGTTCAAAAGCCTCTAGCCACTGTGGTGATTGGAGGGTTGATTTCGGCCACCTTGCTCACTTTGATTGTACTGCCAGTCTTGTACCAATGGCTGCATCATAAAACGAAGGTAAGTGTGCCTCATTCAGCGGTAGTTTTACTGTTGTTCCTATCCAGCGGGTCACTTTTTGGTCAGCAGCCACTTACCGCGGATAAAGCAGTGGAAATTGGATTGTTGAATCATCCAAAGTGGATACAGGCGGAGGCGGCCGTAGCCAGTGCGCGCGCTGAAAAGAGTGCCGCTGTTACGTTGGATCCCCTACAGGCTCAATTCCAATATGGCCAAATCAATGCCTCTGATATGGATTACAACATTTCCGTGAATCAAGACATTGGATCCATCTTGGAGCATCTTCGAAGAGGCCAATCTGGAGAAGCACTCATTCAATTGCGGGAGGCAGAATTCCAGCGAGAAGAACAGCGGTTAGTCTGGGTCATTCGACAGGCCCATCTCGATTGGGAACTTCAATATTGGAAATGGAGAACGCTCAAGAACCAATACGATAGCCTGAGCACTTTTGAAGATAAGATCAATCTTCGGGCAGAGTTGGGTGATGCGCGTCCTTCGGAAGCACTCCAATACCGAGCGGAGCTCAGGCGATTTTACAATAGCGTGACCAATCAGCGGATCTCCTTCTTAAATGCACAACGCGCTCTGTTCACATTGCTCCAAACCGATTCGGCTTTTGTTCCTGCGGGAAGTGATTTTATGGAGTTGTCTTTAGTGACGACAGAAGCGGCCTTAGACAGCGCATTGTTGATGCCGCTTCAGGCACAAATGATGTACAGCGAAGCAAAGGTGAATGAAAGCGGAGCCGTTTACTTCCCAAAGATTTCTGTGGGGTACTTCAATCAGATGTTAGAGGGGGTTTCGGGATTTCAAGGAATTTCAGTGGGAATGAGTTTTCCTTTGTGGTTTGCTCGTGAGCGCGCCAACCTTCGACAGGCGAAGCTAGACGCCGAAGTGACCAGAAGTCAGATGGCATACGAGCAACAGGTGTATGTGAATCAATTGGAAGTGATCCATTCGCAACTGCTGCTTCAAGCCGATCAGTTGGAGAGTTTCGCTCGCCCTTCACAGGCAGATGCCGAGAGGTTGTTGAAAACAGCCAACGCTGAGTGGGAGGGCGGTGAGATTGAATTCTACGCATATTTTCAACTCATCCGCACCGCCGTCAATTTGAAGATGGATCGATTGGAAACTATCCATCAATACAACAGCACAGTTCTTCACTATGAATTTCTTACACAATGA
- the rseP gene encoding RIP metalloprotease RseP: MFIQIAQFLLGLSILIVLHEFGHFIPAKLFGTRVEKFYLFFDYKFSLIKKKIGDTVYGIGWIPLGGYVKISGMVDESMDTDGLSKEPEPWEFRAKPAWQRLIILTGGVIVNFVLAIVIYAGMMAYYGESYIESKNVKYGYTFSESMKEHGYRDGDKIVSIGGDTLDRADDVRMSLLVGLDEEVVVDRNGEMVSLTTDDALVSAIINDINDTIYPLNFRVPYIAGTIIEGSAAEASGIQIGDSIYALNGEPLLFLDQYLAEVPNYKFDTITLDYYRDGVAMSTPVYVDSTGKIGLGAEMNIPITHTIYSGMSAITAGWDKSISKLDYYLRQFKIIFSPETGAAGQIGGFKTMMQQYEEGSWNWERFWGTTAFISIMLGFLNILPIPALDGGHVVFTLIEMATGRKPSIKVLEYAQMIGFFLLLGLLVYANLNDFGVWDIFKG, encoded by the coding sequence ATGTTTATACAAATCGCCCAGTTCCTCCTCGGGCTTTCCATCCTCATAGTTCTTCACGAATTCGGACACTTTATTCCGGCTAAGCTCTTCGGAACACGAGTGGAGAAATTCTATCTCTTTTTCGATTACAAGTTTTCTCTAATCAAAAAGAAAATTGGCGATACCGTTTACGGCATTGGCTGGATTCCACTTGGTGGCTATGTGAAGATATCAGGAATGGTAGATGAAAGCATGGATACCGATGGACTTTCCAAAGAACCTGAACCTTGGGAATTTCGCGCTAAACCAGCGTGGCAGCGCCTGATTATTCTCACCGGTGGTGTGATTGTCAACTTCGTTTTAGCCATTGTGATTTACGCTGGAATGATGGCGTATTACGGCGAGAGTTACATCGAGTCTAAGAACGTGAAATACGGTTACACTTTCTCGGAAAGCATGAAAGAACACGGCTACCGGGATGGCGACAAGATTGTCAGTATTGGTGGTGATACGCTCGATCGTGCGGATGATGTCCGTATGTCATTACTCGTAGGTCTAGACGAAGAGGTCGTTGTTGATCGCAATGGGGAAATGGTTTCCCTCACCACAGATGACGCATTGGTGAGCGCGATTATCAACGATATAAACGACACCATTTACCCTCTTAATTTCCGTGTGCCATATATTGCAGGTACTATTATTGAAGGATCTGCAGCAGAGGCATCTGGAATTCAGATCGGCGATAGTATTTATGCTTTAAACGGTGAACCATTACTCTTCCTTGATCAATATCTAGCTGAGGTTCCGAATTACAAGTTCGATACGATTACCTTGGATTACTACCGTGATGGTGTTGCGATGAGCACTCCTGTGTACGTAGATTCAACGGGCAAAATTGGTCTTGGAGCTGAAATGAATATTCCTATAACTCACACCATCTATTCGGGTATGAGTGCGATCACGGCTGGATGGGACAAGAGTATTTCTAAACTCGATTATTACCTCCGTCAGTTTAAGATCATTTTTAGTCCAGAGACGGGAGCGGCTGGACAAATTGGAGGTTTCAAAACCATGATGCAACAGTATGAGGAAGGTTCTTGGAACTGGGAGAGATTCTGGGGCACAACCGCTTTTATTAGCATCATGCTAGGGTTCTTGAACATCCTTCCTATCCCTGCTCTAGATGGTGGTCACGTGGTTTTCACATTGATTGAAATGGCAACGGGACGCAAGCCGAGCATCAAGGTGTTAGAATACGCTCAAATGATTGGTTTCTTCCTACTATTAGGACTTCTAGTTTATGCCAACCTCAACGACTTCGGAGTTTGGGATATTTTTAAGGGTTGA
- a CDS encoding M1 family metallopeptidase — MKKNTLLVTLFTASLFANGQSAEIEEVSITASKEENTAVYHASAPRTTDVVHMDLKVSFDWEHQYLNGEAVLTLKPYFYELDTFVLDAQGMEIKSIAESGGGRNKTLGYEYDGRTLKIAAGKTLNRSESMKVKIVYVSKPNELEVEGGAAITEAKGLYFINPTHDENGWMPQVWTQGEPASNSVWFPTVDQPNERMTHEIAITVPKSYTTVSNGRLDFTTNNSNGTRTDFWLMDQPHAPYLVMMAVGEFASQSDEWNGIPVNYYVEPEYANVARKVYPHTTEMLTFFSEILGTPYPWQKYDQITVREYVSGAMENTTGVIFGDFMYGDSLSWADGTGEDVVSHEMFHHWFGDLVTCESWANLPLNESFATYGEVLWKEHMYGEDEGAWHSYNDLRGYFREYNRGKSVDLIRYDYESVLGMFDGHSYAKGGRVLLMLRTILGDEAFFEGLRVYLEDNRYQSVEIHNLRLAFEKVSGLDLNWFFNQWFLAKGHPILQIEHKYDRESGQQIMTVTQTQDLSEVPLYRLPVQVDVHTSLGVKTYDIIVDREVQEFRFDVMSKPFLVHFDAQQYLLADIQDNKPADFLLHQLANGPRMLDRYEAVEALFSTNVVRMGTIVRICLKDDFHAIRMMSLRKVPELDSVEANKVKSEVRALLTDENTAIRSKAYEIWHEVYGEGDAAFYANATETETSYEAKSGAFDVWIQLDEAAALTYARAHVGKVRGGLETSINIALLQDPSRSTPDQVIGYLNTAGVERQPSIHLWLPKYMIQLNESDFQRVYSVTREIQSGNSNAEGYFNYGIRIARAGVQRELQNPDLSEEELNERKRWESQLKVLLDSE, encoded by the coding sequence ATGAAGAAGAACACCCTCCTAGTCACTTTGTTTACCGCGAGTCTTTTCGCCAATGGACAGAGTGCAGAAATTGAAGAAGTAAGCATCACAGCTTCGAAAGAAGAGAACACAGCAGTTTATCACGCTTCAGCACCCCGTACAACCGACGTTGTTCACATGGATTTGAAGGTTTCCTTTGATTGGGAACATCAATACCTCAATGGTGAAGCGGTTCTCACCCTGAAGCCTTATTTCTATGAACTCGACACTTTTGTTCTCGATGCTCAAGGCATGGAGATCAAATCGATTGCGGAATCTGGAGGGGGAAGGAATAAAACCTTGGGTTACGAGTATGATGGTCGCACCTTGAAGATTGCAGCCGGTAAAACGCTAAATCGTTCGGAATCGATGAAGGTGAAGATCGTTTACGTTTCAAAGCCGAATGAATTGGAGGTGGAAGGTGGAGCTGCCATTACGGAAGCGAAGGGATTGTACTTTATCAACCCCACTCACGATGAAAATGGGTGGATGCCACAAGTGTGGACCCAAGGGGAGCCCGCTAGCAATTCGGTTTGGTTCCCAACGGTAGATCAGCCGAATGAGCGTATGACACACGAGATAGCCATCACTGTGCCGAAGAGCTACACTACGGTTTCCAATGGTCGTTTGGATTTTACCACTAACAACTCCAATGGTACTCGTACAGATTTTTGGTTGATGGATCAGCCGCACGCTCCTTACTTGGTCATGATGGCCGTAGGTGAGTTCGCCTCGCAATCGGATGAGTGGAATGGCATCCCTGTGAATTATTATGTGGAGCCAGAATATGCAAATGTTGCACGTAAGGTGTATCCACACACCACAGAAATGCTCACCTTTTTCTCCGAAATTCTCGGTACTCCCTACCCTTGGCAGAAGTACGATCAAATCACCGTTCGCGAATATGTGAGCGGAGCGATGGAGAACACAACAGGAGTCATTTTTGGCGATTTCATGTACGGTGATAGTCTTTCTTGGGCAGATGGAACGGGAGAAGACGTTGTGAGTCACGAGATGTTCCACCACTGGTTTGGTGATTTGGTGACGTGTGAATCTTGGGCCAACCTTCCCCTCAATGAGTCTTTTGCCACCTATGGTGAAGTGCTATGGAAAGAGCACATGTACGGTGAAGACGAAGGAGCTTGGCATTCGTACAACGACCTTCGAGGATATTTCCGCGAGTATAATCGAGGCAAGAGCGTTGACCTCATTCGTTACGATTACGAATCGGTTTTGGGAATGTTTGATGGACATTCCTATGCCAAAGGAGGTAGAGTACTTCTCATGCTTCGCACCATTTTGGGAGATGAGGCTTTCTTTGAAGGGCTTCGCGTTTACTTGGAAGACAATCGATATCAATCAGTGGAAATTCACAACCTGCGACTAGCTTTCGAGAAAGTTTCTGGATTGGATTTAAACTGGTTCTTCAACCAATGGTTCTTGGCTAAAGGTCACCCTATTCTTCAGATTGAACACAAATACGATAGAGAATCAGGCCAACAGATCATGACGGTTACACAGACCCAAGACTTGTCGGAAGTGCCGCTTTATCGTCTTCCTGTTCAAGTGGATGTTCATACCAGTTTGGGTGTGAAAACCTATGATATTATTGTAGATCGAGAAGTTCAAGAGTTCCGCTTTGACGTGATGTCGAAACCATTCTTGGTGCACTTCGATGCGCAGCAATACTTGTTGGCGGATATACAAGACAACAAACCTGCAGATTTCTTATTGCACCAATTGGCGAATGGTCCGCGCATGTTGGATCGCTATGAAGCTGTGGAAGCCTTGTTCAGCACCAATGTGGTTAGAATGGGTACCATTGTTCGCATTTGTTTGAAGGATGATTTCCATGCCATTCGAATGATGTCACTTCGCAAAGTTCCAGAATTGGATTCTGTTGAGGCCAACAAGGTGAAGAGTGAAGTTCGTGCATTGTTGACAGATGAAAACACCGCCATTCGATCCAAAGCCTATGAAATTTGGCATGAGGTATACGGAGAGGGTGATGCGGCATTCTATGCGAATGCGACAGAAACCGAAACATCTTATGAAGCTAAAAGCGGCGCTTTTGATGTTTGGATACAATTGGATGAAGCGGCAGCGCTTACTTATGCCAGAGCGCATGTAGGAAAGGTTCGCGGCGGATTGGAAACCAGTATCAACATAGCCTTGCTACAAGATCCCAGTCGTTCAACACCAGATCAAGTAATCGGCTATTTGAACACTGCCGGGGTAGAACGTCAACCGTCTATTCACTTGTGGTTGCCAAAATATATGATTCAATTGAACGAATCCGACTTCCAGCGCGTTTACTCCGTGACTCGTGAGATTCAAAGCGGCAACTCAAATGCAGAGGGCTATTTTAATTACGGAATTCGAATCGCTAGAGCCGGAGTTCAACGTGAACTTCAAAACCCAGATTTATCTGAAGAAGAGTTGAATGAGCGCAAAAGATGGGAAAGCCAGCTCAAAGTGCTACTAGACTCTGAATAA
- a CDS encoding biotin/lipoyl-containing protein — MLKIQSNDKTYEVVPNRQNAAAGTINGKEYTMDIASQDGGRFNVRYGDGSFEVELHDFDAETKTAILAVNGIMHEMTMQDDMDLLLDKLGMSDALVQKVGDVKAPMPGLVLDIRTSIGAEVAEGDPLLVLEAMKMENVLKSPTAGIIKSISVEKGQAVEKNQILLSFE, encoded by the coding sequence ATGCTGAAGATTCAATCCAACGATAAAACATACGAGGTTGTACCAAACCGCCAAAATGCAGCGGCAGGAACGATCAACGGTAAGGAGTACACAATGGACATTGCAAGTCAGGATGGCGGGCGATTTAACGTGCGTTACGGCGACGGTTCATTTGAGGTTGAACTCCATGATTTTGATGCTGAAACCAAAACGGCAATCCTCGCTGTAAACGGTATCATGCATGAGATGACGATGCAAGACGACATGGACTTGTTGCTCGACAAATTGGGCATGAGCGATGCGCTCGTTCAAAAAGTAGGCGACGTAAAAGCTCCAATGCCTGGACTTGTATTGGACATTCGTACTTCCATTGGTGCAGAAGTAGCAGAAGGCGATCCTCTTCTCGTTCTAGAAGCAATGAAGATGGAGAACGTTCTCAAATCACCAACCGCGGGTATTATCAAAAGCATATCGGTAGAAAAGGGTCAGGCCGTAGAAAAAAATCAGATCCTACTTTCATTTGAATAA
- a CDS encoding DUF4399 domain-containing protein, giving the protein MKFQTLTLAAVVAMMASCSNADSNNEVSTEEAPAMEEATSTNMQSDDPLAYEEGARVFFMTPTAGEVVSSPVHVDMGAENIEVVPAGELSYNTGHHHIIINKGHISKGETVPADEQHIHYGQGQVETELELEPGNYTLTLQFANGLHQSYGEALSETIEITVE; this is encoded by the coding sequence ATGAAGTTTCAAACACTCACATTGGCTGCTGTTGTAGCCATGATGGCATCTTGCAGCAATGCAGATTCTAACAACGAAGTATCAACAGAAGAGGCTCCAGCGATGGAGGAGGCTACGTCAACGAACATGCAGTCTGACGATCCACTCGCGTACGAAGAAGGCGCTCGTGTATTCTTCATGACTCCAACGGCTGGCGAGGTAGTTAGCTCACCGGTTCACGTGGACATGGGAGCTGAGAACATCGAAGTGGTTCCTGCGGGAGAGTTGTCTTACAACACCGGTCACCACCACATCATCATCAACAAAGGACACATCTCTAAAGGTGAAACGGTTCCTGCTGATGAACAGCACATTCACTACGGTCAAGGTCAGGTTGAAACCGAACTCGAACTAGAGCCGGGCAACTACACATTGACCCTACAATTTGCCAATGGCTTGCACCAGAGTTACGGTGAAGCCCTCAGTGAAACTATTGAGATTACGGTAGAGTAA
- a CDS encoding acyl-CoA thioesterase, which translates to MRFHTRKWIKPEDLNPNGTLFGGSLLRWIDEEAAIYAHIQLDNVRVVTKYISEINFVSSAVQGDIIELGMVATHFGTTSLTIQVEVRNKLTQKTILQIDKMVFVNVGEDGKPTPHGKTKIEYAKDRVKD; encoded by the coding sequence ATGCGCTTTCATACCAGAAAATGGATCAAACCAGAAGACCTTAATCCCAATGGAACCCTCTTTGGCGGTAGCTTACTTAGGTGGATTGATGAAGAGGCAGCCATTTACGCCCATATTCAATTGGACAATGTGCGTGTCGTGACGAAATACATTTCAGAGATCAACTTTGTTTCATCAGCCGTTCAAGGAGATATCATTGAATTGGGAATGGTGGCCACGCATTTTGGAACCACCTCACTTACCATCCAAGTAGAGGTCCGCAACAAACTCACGCAAAAAACCATTCTTCAAATTGACAAGATGGTCTTTGTGAATGTGGGAGAAGATGGAAAGCCCACTCCGCACGGCAAGACAAAGATTGAATATGCAAAGGATAGGGTAAAGGATTAG